The DNA window AGGAGGCTGTATGCTGCCAGTACAAGGTAGATggttttaaatttgttttcatATTCTCTTATGTTAATTATTCACAAATGGAAGTATTTCCTTTCTTCTAAGCTGTGCACAATGCACCAAGTTTGCCAAACAGTGTGTTAAATGTGCCAAtcatattattaaattaaaaatcttTATCTTGTCAGTGCGTTAAGAACCAATGtcacctgttttatttttattcattctatTCAAATACCGGGGCTGTATGAGTGCCTTGAACCTGAGAATAACATGTGAAATATGAATGGCTggtgtttttgatgtttttgcTATGGAGGTGATGGCTGAATATTGTATGAGTCGTGTGCGGTTTCGCTGATATCAGTGTAATTGTAACTGCCCAAAGTATTTGCATGTATACACAGATGTATCATCCAATAATTGCTGGCTGCATGTTATGTATTTATACATGTTAGAGAATATTCAGGGTTTTCTTGTGTATTCCAATTGACATTTAATGGACTGAGGTTAGTTATTAAAGATACTGTTTTCAGGCTTACCGCTGATGTGGAATATTCTATGTTCATGCTGTTATTTGTACAGTGGACCCAAGCTAAAGCCTATTTATCCTGCACTTTAttactgctacacacacacacacacacacacacagtccccacTGCCGAAGTTAACATCACACAGCGCTAGGAAGAtcattttcccttttacatATTGTACACATCTGATTGCCTTTCTGTGTTAACCTCTCAAATGTCTGCAACTCACTCTTgtttacaaaaaagtaaaaaataaatcactcaaAACAAACTATCGTGAAAAAAGTTCAGCGGAACACGGCATCGTTGAATTGCTCTCATTCTGTACATTGATTCAAAAGAGCAGTCAGGCCACTGTCTTTTCTTTACACAACACATTCTTGAAAGATTTATGCATCGAGTCATTTAATGtgtaaaacaactttttaaaataaatgtttttcttgcgGAGCCTGAAGTTTAAACTAGTTCAAACCTTTTAAGAGGTGATCAATTTTAAAATTTGGGGCTTTTTGGATGAATCCCAATAACACATGTCTAAACATTACGTGAAAACAAATGGGTTTTACTCCACTGCCTTTATTGATTTGTAAAAAGTTGCCTGATCAATGTGGTGGCCTGAACTCTCAATCATGTTATATTCCAACACTTCTAAgctttagttttattattaaaaacatcaatgcTTTTACATGTCAAgtagttgttttcttctagCTAACTTTTTATCTAAAAGAAAATGCACAGGGACAAGAAATGTTACCTTTGTCACGCATTTTGCTTCTTTATATTGTCAGTTATACTGGTCATCTTAATAACTACAGTATTCAGTCACAAAAGAGCAGAGGTACATAgaagattttaaaataacaacagaTGACGCATCAATTCAGGTATCAACGTATTTTCTTCTTGGTTCACTGAGGATGATTCCTCCCCCTTTAATTGCCGTCCTGAATGACTGCACCTGTGAAAGAGAATGTCCGGGAGAGAAAAACATGTCTTGAGGGGGAAACGGAAATGCATTTACTGACAGCAGTCCGTGTGGATAGCACTTACAGCGTCGGAGCGGTACGTCCAGGGAATCGCCCTGTACACCATCCTGGTGATGCCAGCCTGTTGGCACCGCTGTGCCAGCACCTCGCCCACAGCCTGACACGCTGCCACGCAGTTTGTGGAAGCCAGCTCCTTCTTCAGCGCCCACTCCTTAGTCGAGCAGGACAGCACCGGGACGGTAGAGCTGCTGGAGAACACGTGTGCCGTCACATGATGCTGGGTGCGAGAAAACTCCAACCTGAAAACACGGGAGGGACAaacgggatttttttttaaagtaagtgtgacaggagtatttgttttaaatttgtAAACCCTCATTCAAAATAAGATCTTGGTCTCTGATATAACCGGTAAGGCCTTTATGTACAGTTTAATGAGTGTGGTGGCAGTCACCACTGCATCAGATTCATTACAagacttttcaaaaaaaattgtaaaaaaaataaatgccgAGGAAACAAACACGTGGTTCCTAATTTTTACATAAAAGCTGTTACAATGCACTTTGATTAAAATAATGCTTTTTataattcacacacacgcacctgtgGTAGAACTCCCGGCGAGGCCAGATGGTGTTCCAGCCGCGGTCCTTCACGGCCAGAGCCAGCTGCTCCAGGTTCCGGGGGTTTCTGTTCACGAAGGTCGGGTTCACTGCTTCGTTTTCCTCCGCGCTGGGCTCCGGCTGAGAGGCCGCTCGACTCACACACCGAGCTGTGTGACAAACGAGACGATTCACAAGTCAACCGCGGCAGACTAAAACGCACCATCGGCGTCTCGCGTCAACGACGCAGCGGAAAGCTGAAACTTGTACGTTACCAGTCTGCTTAGCAGCCGAAACCGGACGTCGAATTTGTACCAACAAAAGCCGTAAACTGGAAGCCATCTTCTCCTGCAGCGGTTTTTTACGTCATAAAATGCACCAACTCTCAAAGTGTAGTCGACGGGCCGCCGCACAGCACGCAGCTCGCCATGTCCTTAAACAGATGACGGATTTCACGCGAGCTTTTCCTTGAGAATTCACCGTGACATGCGGAGCGCCATCTTTGACATTCAGACAACATCCGGTTTATTTGGTGCCACACTGGAAGCAgcactaaaagaaacaaacatcgGCACTTTGGATGTTCCGGATTTcttaataaaaatgtacactGCGCTGTAGATTTTCCGCCTATTTACTAAACAGTATGTGCTAGTGGTGGAAGGTGATCACTTTAACCTTCCTCTGGTGTTCGGGTCGGCACCGACCCGTTTCcaagttttaaatgcattaaaaaacacgtaaattagtttattgcgtcaaggctttttgactttgtcaagAACCTCtatatcaacaaaataaaacaaaaaaaaatgttttcattaaattataaaatgctctggttgaaattatgacctttgtgttgttcgggtcGGTTTCGACCCGGTTATAAAAGTCAGATTATAAAGCAATAATAAGAACCAAAACTTAAATCATAAGTGAACTGTCAGCCAAAACACTGACAGACAGCTCCTCTCCCAATCATGTGAGCTTTAGGGAATGCTCATTTTGAGCTATTTATGCCATTGTCACTAAAAAGAGTCATCATTGCTATGACAaacctggaaggaaaaaaagtccagGGCGACATGTGGAAAGACATTGATGAGGAATACCTGGATGCCTGTAttggtgttcttcttcttgctggaGTGTACAGATCCTGCAATGAGGCCACTGATAGTCTTTGGGACGCATCGACAGGAAGAAATATTTTCCACGCAACAATGTCACTTCAGACCTTTCGCATGATATCAAGAGTCCTCAGATTTGACAACAGAGATACCAGAGCAAGATCTGACAAGCTTGCCCCCATCAGGGATGTCTGGGAGAGATGGACGCAGCTCCTTCCACTGATGTTCAACCCAAGGGCAGAGGTGACAGTGGATGAACGTCTTGTCCCTTTCCGAGGAAAATGCCCCTTCCGGCTATACATACCCAGTAAGCCAGGGAAGTACGGCATAAAAATCTGGGCAGCCTGCGATGCAAAAACCAGCTATGCCTGGAATCTGCGAGTGGCATCCCCGAGAAGAACCAAGGAAAACGTGTGGTCCTCGATTTGACTGCTGGACTGCAGGGTCACAATATCACTTGTGACAATTTTTTTACCAGCTATGACATTGGACAAGAACTTCTCAGGAGGAAACTTACCATGGTGGGcacagtgaagaaaaataaacctgagcTACCTGCTGAAATCTTGCAGGTGAAGGACAGGGCTCCACTTTCCTCAAAGTTTGCTTTTACAGACACCACCACTGTTGTCTCATATTGTCCAAAAAGAAAACGGAATGTGATACTTATGTCGACGATTCACAAAGACGCAGCTGTGTCATCAGGAAGTGACAAAAAGCCCACAATCATCCTCGactataacaaaaacaaaggaggagtggacaacctggacaagCTGACTGCCACCTACACTTGCCAGCGAATGACCAGGAGATGGCCAATGGTTGTGTTTTACAACATCATTGATGTGTCTGCATGTAACGCATTTGTGTTGTGGACCCACATCCACCATTTTTGCCACACAtgcatctaaacacacacacatacacatgcatgttCTTGCACACAGAGACTTTTACTCTGATTTggtattttggtttgatttgctggattggttgtttgtttgaccttgcaaatctatattttgtgttatgacctgttctgcttttcattttgtgtttatattaaagttctattgctgaaaaaaatacttttttgcctttttcttgaaGTAAATATATATGGGTCGAAACTGACCCGTAACACCATAGATGTTACTAtagttaataatattaaaattaaaaaataaataaaacaaatttatttaAGAGATGTGTTCTAATAGTGCTTAGTAATAGTCAGGTAACACaataaccttttatttatttatatgattctGTTGAGGttcattttaccatttttttaaattgaaatcgAGGGGTATACTGACAAAAAAAGGCCCAGAGGCCCacaccaaaaatattaaaaccaaTATTTTCATGGATATGGAAGCCTAACAAGGTAACcaagagatgagaaacaaatTGGATGATAGCTAATTGTTTTTAGTGTATTTTACAGCTGATTTAAGACACGGGTCAAAACCGACCCGTTAACATAAGAGATGGTAACAGAAAGcgaacacaagaggaaggttaatgatataatgtaatataagaGATTAACCTAGTTGAGCTGAGTACCACCTACAACTAAATGCTACATTTTAATTGATCAATATTATAATCAAACGTTATACAGATACCAGTCCGAATAATAGGTACTTCAATAAGGATGTATTCCTTCCTCCCTTAGAAACATCTGTTACACAATAAATGGTAAGGTAGCCTGTTTAAGGAAGGACTTCCACAACAGGATTATACAacagaaaaatatttaatttcagtTCAAATTGGATCAATTTTACAGTTCAAACCGAcagaaaaaataatgttttgttctAAATAGTGGTATGATAATTAAAGTTATTATCTGTCTAAAATACTTAAAAGATAAATAAGCACTCAGTCCCAGTAAGGCACTTGAAAAATCGTTACAACCAATTAATAACTAGTGTATATTGTCCTTGGAAGACATGACAATGAGGAGAAGGTGTCTTTGGCTCAAAATCATTCATGTAATTCCCTGCCGTCAATTGAAGAATACTGCGGTGTTAATTAATACACAAATTCAACAATCATACCTTCCCTTAAACTTCTGAACAGATTCATTAATTGGtgtcttttcccttttcagaaTCAATGTCTATAATGAATGTTCATAAAGTGTAAACCATTACAATTTGTTTGAGCTACTTACTGATTAGAAAGTACTACTAATGAAAAAACTAATTAGCaaggagattttaaaaaaagtattttttctaTTGAATGCAATTGTAATTCAATATTTAGGGACTTGTTCAATATTTCAAGAATAACAGTCTTTACGGTCGGGTTCATTGTGCAAGTCAATTAAACCATTTTACAGCCGACAGGCAATACCATACCACGTTAGGATGGGAAGACAATGTCATTCTGATATGATTAGTTGCAGTTCAAGTATtcattaatatttaacattaatAGAACCATTCTAAGTAATGGTTTGGCCGATCACATATTAGCTGATGCATTGATGAGagatgagaaagagaaagggcaCAACTTGTAGCCTGTTCCACTGTAGAACTTGTTCTGAAACTCCACCCTGTAAGAGAAAAGCAAAGTAAACATGCAGCAACACATGATCGGTTTTCATCCGCCTGCCCCTCTCTACGTGAAACAAGAGGCTAAGGAAACACTTGATGCATTCGTAAATGATCTTAAAAAAAGCTCAGTGCGCCTTTCCTCCCCTTTTATCCTTACCAGTGCAGACGGAGCGCATGCAGAAAAGCTGAGAGTCCCTCCATTACAAGCAGGATTGAGACGGTCAACACAGCAAAGACGGCAAAAACCACAAAGAGGACTATAGATCCCACATAGCCCTCCCACTTCAGGGCAATACGCATCACCATCACCCACAACACCTCTGACAGCtctgtggagacacaaataaccCACCGTCAGACAATCATCACGTGCGTATGAGCAACTGGCTGGAAAAAGACAGACTATTATGAGTGGGATAGGTTttagagagggtgtgtgtgtgtgtgtgtgtgtgtgtgtgtgtgtgtgtgtgtgtgtgtgtgtgtgtgtgtgtgtgtgtgtgtgtgtgtgtgtgtgtgtgtgtgtgtgtgtgtgtgtgtgtgtgtgtgtgtgtgtgtgtgtgtgtgcgtgtgtgtgcatcatgTGAGTATGTGTATCATGTTTGCGCGTGTCAGTGGGAGTGCCACTAACGTGCATGTGCCAAACTCAGAGCCCAGAGTCGGAGGTAAGAGGCCGTGTTGGAGATGCAGCCCAAGCAGTACTCTATGGTGTGGATGGCCTGATGCATGAACTTGTCTGCGACATCAAAACCCTGCAGACAGCACAGATTAAACATTTACAGGATCCCAGTAGCTCAAATTAATCATTTTAGTACATTAAGTCAATTGGTCTTCCTGATTACCGCTTCATCCGCGGcgccttcctccacctccccatgACGAGTGTTGATGGAGCCTTCTTCGGCCACCAGCCCGCGTCTGTCTTCCGGCTGATTTGGCAGAGAATCGGAGATTCGTAAATACGCCCAACTCTAAAAAAAGTTATCGTTTTGTCGAACACAAACTCACTACTTGACGTCCTCGTCTTTTGAATGCGATGAATTCACACATGGGCTTCCCAAGCAGGAGAACAGGGACCGCACACAGGGCCAGCACCACCAGGATCTTCTGCACCACAATCTGCAGAAGAGGTTACAGGATTGTAGTTTACACTTAAAATGAACACTGTCTCACTTTAGCACCTATTTTAAAGGAAGACATTGGTATTTCGTCATGTTATCGCATATGTAGTTCAAAAACATAAGCgtgcaatggttgttggggGTTAGAGTGCCACAGGACATATTTAAACTTTATTATACCAATTTGAGAGTTTtccaaaatatacatttctcctccaaaaccGAGAGATAAATAACCTTAAGATCAGATAATGTAGTTTAAAACTGTGAACTAGCAGGTTTTAGGCATCTTCAAAGGGGATGTTCAAAGTGTccaaacaaaataaactaaaaccaCTGATTTACAGGACTCTTCAATATACATCCCTGACCTGCTTAAAAACAGCTGGTGGATACATTGTGAAACATGAGTTAAAACATTGCTGTTACTTTCACAGGAAATAAAGAAACCACACACCTGCCCTTCATAGAGCTTTGGGTTGTCGGGGTTGTCCGTGAATAGGAACATGTCTATGAAGTGGATAAGTATACTGGGAGCGATTTTGGACTGAGCCGGAGTGTAGGCGATCCACTTGAAGACTACCATGAACACCAGGTAGCCAAACAGACACAACATGAAGAACAGTTCAGGGATCAGCACAAAGAACACACTGCTTCTCTGGCCAAAGTGCCTAGGGCAAAAAAAACAGGGGGGACGGAAATTAGGGAAACAAATATTTGAGCCAAAGTAAGTcagaaagaatggaaaaatggAGATGTACtctagacacacacaaaaagatatACCAATAGTTGAAGAATGACAAGCACACTCCAAAAGTCATGTGAATGACACCGATGATGACTGACATCTTCATCTTGTACGAGTTAAGGAAAGTCAGTTTGTTGTTGGACAGCCCCCACACCTGAGAAAGACAAGACAGAATGAGGACGGATCCATTGACAGAATGAAATAAGGTATCCGATGAGTGACGGCCGTACCGGGTCAATGCCAAAAGGATATGGGGTGGTGAAAACACCGGGGACAACAGGATCCATGGATAAGTACTGGTTCCCCGCCAGGACTGAAGCACTGAAAGGAATGACACACTTAGATGGAAAAGAAACAATGTGTGTAGAGataggcaaaaacaaaaaaggtacgATGTGTCCTCACTTCCATTTGTTGCTCTCGAACATGGGGCCGACGTGCCACGCAGAGTTGAAGGTACTGAGGCCTCGGCTGAAGCACTCATTGTAAATGGCCCCCGTGTAGATGGAGAACAGTCCCATCAGCAAAATCAGATACCTTCCTCCAAACATCATCCTCCAGATCTGGAAAACACAGGTAACAATTTCCTTTCAGCATTTAATATACAAGGTCTGAAACCTGTTTATGTAAATCATTGACTTTAAGACAAAAGTAGACGGACTCTAGCCTGTGCGTCTAAATTAcctcattgttgtttttcttcaatttgGGGTCCTTCTCCTCAAGGACCATCCAGAGGGCAGCCAGAAACATAAGTAAACCATGACCCACATCCCCAAACATCACGGCAAACAGGAAGGGGAATGTAATTATGGTGTACACCGCTGTAGAGGCATTGAGGGAAAAGACTTGATTTACAATTCACTCTTCTTTGCATTGAATTCTGAGCATCACAAAGTTTTCATTTCAACGGGTTAATGAAGAAACCTTTAAGAGCTGCGCAGACGTACCTGGATTGACTTCCCGGTAGCTGGCCACTCCGTAGGCATCAACAATGTTCTGGAAACCGGCTGTGAAAGAGTTGATGGGAAAcagggtgggtggaggggtggaggagggcaaGCGGTTGTAGAAAGAGTCGACACCACTTCCACTCTTCCTCTAAAGACAAAGAACAGAGTTGGAGAACTGTGAAGAGGGTGAGAAATCGGGCGGTCCACTCATCCGTGGCAAGTCTCCTCATCTGCagctcacccctccctctctcagggCGCTCTGCAGTTCCGGCAGCTTGGCAACGGGACACCAGGCCTCGGCGATCAGGCATTTGTCTGTGACAGAGGGGCTGCAGAGATTCAGCA is part of the Pungitius pungitius chromosome 2, fPunPun2.1, whole genome shotgun sequence genome and encodes:
- the mrpl18 gene encoding 39S ribosomal protein L18, mitochondrial, giving the protein MASSLRLLLVQIRRPVSAAKQTARCVSRAASQPEPSAEENEAVNPTFVNRNPRNLEQLALAVKDRGWNTIWPRREFYHRLEFSRTQHHVTAHVFSSSSTVPVLSCSTKEWALKKELASTNCVAACQAVGEVLAQRCQQAGITRMVYRAIPWTYRSDAVQSFRTAIKGGGIILSEPRRKYVDT
- the tcirg1b gene encoding T cell immune regulator 1, ATPase H+ transporting V0 subunit a3b, with product MGSMFRSEEVCLVQLFLQSGSAYNCVSELGELGLVEFRDLNPSVNSFQRKFVGEVRRCEELEKTISFLEQEINRSLTPPMQCPLPPPCPTPSAPQPRELITIEEECERLARELKEVSRNRDSLRAQLTQLCQYQGVLTRTHTLTASLAPPPVLESPGLFDNRQDIHLSFVAGVVHPWKVPSFERLLWRACRGYIIVDFREMEDRLVHPDTGEMVQWTVFLISFWGDQIGQKVKKICDCFRTQTFAYPESTAEREDILQGLQGRIEDIKSVLYQTETFLQQLLMRAVAVLPQWKVRVQKCKAVQMVLNLCSPSVTDKCLIAEAWCPVAKLPELQSALREGGRKSGSGVDSFYNRLPSSTPPPTLFPINSFTAGFQNIVDAYGVASYREVNPAVYTIITFPFLFAVMFGDVGHGLLMFLAALWMVLEEKDPKLKKNNNEIWRMMFGGRYLILLMGLFSIYTGAIYNECFSRGLSTFNSAWHVGPMFESNKWNASVLAGNQYLSMDPVVPGVFTTPYPFGIDPVWGLSNNKLTFLNSYKMKMSVIIGVIHMTFGVCLSFFNYWHFGQRSSVFFVLIPELFFMLCLFGYLVFMVVFKWIAYTPAQSKIAPSILIHFIDMFLFTDNPDNPKLYEGQIVVQKILVVLALCAVPVLLLGKPMCEFIAFKRRGRQVPEDRRGLVAEEGSINTRHGEVEEGAADEAGFDVADKFMHQAIHTIEYCLGCISNTASYLRLWALSLAHAQLSEVLWVMVMRIALKWEGYVGSIVLFVVFAVFAVLTVSILLVMEGLSAFLHALRLHWVEFQNKFYSGTGYKLCPFSFSSLINASANM